The Elusimicrobiota bacterium genome has a segment encoding these proteins:
- a CDS encoding outer membrane protein transport protein: protein MKREVCLVLGLFMGILAFSTCAWAGAFEGPGLGPRATSMGGAFIGVADDWTALYWNPAGLAQLTGSGINSSLEYLHARAHDSNGLANPVPPLASANILRGDAFVQLGGEPAQFNALDSSFGVPLPAIGYYKTWKGFTGAIGSYAPLGFAQETKDQSVPGYDVTFKSRGYILHHNISLSREVWHGVYLGAGTNLIQAHMERSADKTAPTEKYASSSSANGVGIQGVFGILARLNDRLRVGGVYRTGYDVTLHGRASLSDSLFPLTIPGLGTFQNEFSDYQQVLRDPTTFGVGLSFKLLPTLMLAADWQRTQWSASRVDVSFDTPGMSLQNQRLDPGWNSTSRYRLGLEWKPVKAWGVQLGYFRDPRAVSFETQSLTQLVDVDLRYYTAGFTYQRGSWRWSFGEQYAVGSEQLGSRKLRKEATSTAVSIGYLWGS from the coding sequence ATGAAAAGAGAAGTGTGTCTTGTGTTGGGCTTGTTTATGGGGATCTTGGCATTTTCAACGTGCGCATGGGCCGGCGCTTTCGAAGGACCCGGACTTGGACCGCGTGCCACCAGCATGGGAGGCGCTTTTATCGGCGTTGCAGATGACTGGACAGCACTTTATTGGAATCCAGCCGGACTTGCTCAATTGACTGGCTCAGGCATTAATTCTTCTTTGGAATACCTGCACGCTCGAGCACATGATTCAAACGGTTTAGCCAATCCGGTCCCCCCTTTGGCATCAGCCAACATCCTTCGGGGAGACGCCTTTGTCCAATTGGGAGGAGAACCGGCGCAGTTTAATGCGCTGGATTCTTCATTCGGCGTTCCATTGCCGGCGATCGGTTATTACAAAACCTGGAAAGGCTTTACCGGAGCCATCGGGTCTTATGCCCCTTTAGGGTTTGCCCAAGAAACAAAGGACCAGTCGGTCCCGGGCTATGACGTCACTTTTAAGAGCAGGGGATACATTCTGCACCATAACATAAGTCTTTCGCGGGAAGTCTGGCATGGCGTTTATCTTGGAGCTGGAACGAATCTGATCCAGGCTCATATGGAGCGCTCGGCGGATAAGACCGCTCCGACAGAGAAGTATGCTTCCTCCTCTTCCGCCAACGGGGTCGGAATTCAAGGCGTCTTCGGCATCCTGGCCCGACTGAATGATCGCTTACGGGTTGGGGGTGTTTATCGCACCGGATATGATGTGACCCTTCACGGAAGAGCATCGCTTTCGGATTCCCTGTTCCCGCTCACAATCCCGGGGCTTGGAACGTTTCAAAACGAATTCAGCGATTATCAGCAAGTGCTGCGTGATCCAACCACGTTTGGGGTCGGCCTTTCCTTTAAGCTGCTTCCTACGCTGATGCTGGCCGCTGACTGGCAGCGCACCCAGTGGAGCGCCTCGCGCGTGGACGTCAGTTTTGACACTCCGGGGATGAGCCTTCAAAATCAACGTCTGGACCCCGGCTGGAACTCGACCTCTCGCTATCGCCTCGGCTTAGAGTGGAAACCCGTTAAAGCCTGGGGTGTGCAGCTGGGTTATTTTCGGGATCCCCGGGCGGTCTCTTTTGAGACTCAGAGTTTAACGCAACTGGTTGACGTGGACCTTCGCTACTACACCGCCGGCTTTACCTATCAACGAGGCAGCTGGCGCTGGAGCTTTGGAGAACAGTATGCCGTCGGGTCTGAACAATTGGGAAGCAGAAAACTGCGCAAGGAAGCGACTTCAACCGCTGTCAGCATTGGCTATCTATGGGGATCGTGA
- a CDS encoding ATP-binding protein: MGIVILLLPELNLYNLPVLLAAILNAGLVLFVVSMHGTGQPIRRAFVVWNLAICIWNLGSFGGYGASSELAAVWWTRLCGFGIVWIPALFLHLVLLLKGPRTKLQGYLLHGLYLMGSLLLLFSLTSKNFLVVGAIHRFWGWAPVGGLGSTLLDSVMAVSSVYSLVLLRSAVRQSFDVQRNQLLYVFWGALIGYVGGGLNVLAIHGVEIYPYGNFFNILYSLAVAYAIVSYQWMDIRLALRQSVVYGSLGTALTLTYIAMVFIIDKLLAASSSSNPWGAWLLAMPPTVLATPTLKNKIQPWVEQHLFSEWQWLKQKLEDLGILVCTCLDLQKIGEAVIRCSLEDLQVEHASLWLWDPAHERLNCVATQGLTSAMSGDSFRPEWLEQTGHRPLFTRDLEWRLNINPVENTNLFPLRDWLLAHQAATLVPVHFQNHFLGVWLLGARHARDMWPREITQKFQAVANQLALAMNMSMMVQKFEKQRGLLEKTREMAAMGILATELAHELAQPLTRILNAEAGLQQTLKGESSEGLARIEKETLRASEILESFTMLSPQMSLQRTAIPVADLIDEAIDLLGIQDDPAIHLVKEIDHSATAFIHRGQIVQVLTNLIQNARQAMPDGGTLTISLQSLTNLVEISIMDTGAGIPPEARDRVFDAFFTTKQQVGRRGVGLTLSRAMVERHGGTIRLESPITATGGTRALVHLPIMPMEERHET, translated from the coding sequence ATGGGGATCGTGATACTACTACTTCCAGAACTTAATCTCTATAACCTTCCCGTTCTGCTTGCCGCGATTTTGAACGCGGGGCTTGTCCTTTTTGTCGTATCGATGCATGGAACAGGACAACCGATTCGCCGGGCCTTTGTCGTCTGGAATCTCGCCATATGTATATGGAATCTTGGCTCTTTCGGGGGTTATGGAGCCTCCTCTGAATTGGCCGCAGTTTGGTGGACTCGTCTTTGCGGTTTCGGTATTGTTTGGATTCCTGCCTTATTTTTACATTTGGTGTTGCTACTAAAAGGGCCCCGCACCAAACTCCAGGGCTATTTGCTTCATGGGCTTTATTTGATGGGCTCATTACTTTTGCTATTTTCCTTAACGAGTAAAAACTTTCTTGTCGTAGGTGCCATCCATCGATTCTGGGGATGGGCGCCCGTTGGAGGTTTGGGATCAACTCTCCTCGACTCTGTCATGGCCGTCAGTTCTGTTTATTCGTTAGTTCTTTTGAGGTCCGCCGTACGTCAGTCCTTTGATGTACAACGAAATCAATTGCTGTATGTATTTTGGGGCGCATTGATCGGCTACGTGGGGGGGGGTCTGAATGTTCTGGCTATTCATGGCGTCGAGATTTACCCCTATGGGAACTTTTTCAACATCCTTTACAGCCTGGCCGTGGCCTATGCCATCGTTTCTTACCAGTGGATGGACATCCGGCTGGCGCTCCGGCAGAGCGTGGTGTATGGCTCGCTCGGTACGGCTTTAACGCTGACGTATATCGCCATGGTGTTTATCATCGACAAGCTTCTGGCGGCCAGTTCCAGCAGCAATCCCTGGGGCGCCTGGCTGCTGGCAATGCCTCCAACCGTCCTCGCCACGCCGACACTGAAAAACAAGATCCAGCCCTGGGTGGAGCAGCACCTTTTTTCAGAATGGCAATGGCTCAAACAGAAATTAGAGGATCTGGGGATATTAGTGTGTACGTGCCTGGATCTTCAGAAAATCGGGGAGGCGGTTATTCGCTGCAGTCTGGAAGACCTGCAAGTGGAACACGCTTCTCTTTGGCTGTGGGACCCGGCCCACGAGCGATTGAATTGCGTTGCAACCCAAGGATTGACTTCGGCCATGTCGGGAGACTCTTTTCGTCCGGAGTGGCTGGAGCAAACCGGGCATCGGCCCCTGTTCACGCGGGATCTGGAGTGGCGGTTGAACATTAACCCTGTCGAGAATACCAACTTGTTCCCTTTGCGTGACTGGCTTCTCGCCCATCAAGCCGCCACGTTGGTCCCCGTTCATTTTCAGAATCATTTCCTTGGAGTTTGGCTACTGGGCGCACGCCACGCCAGAGACATGTGGCCGCGTGAAATCACGCAGAAGTTTCAAGCGGTCGCCAACCAGTTGGCGCTGGCGATGAACATGTCAATGATGGTTCAAAAGTTCGAGAAACAACGCGGGTTACTGGAGAAGACGCGCGAGATGGCGGCGATGGGGATTCTGGCGACGGAGTTGGCGCATGAACTGGCCCAACCCCTGACCCGGATTCTGAACGCCGAAGCCGGTTTGCAGCAAACCTTAAAGGGAGAATCGTCGGAGGGCCTGGCGCGAATTGAAAAAGAAACGCTTCGAGCATCCGAAATCCTCGAAAGCTTTACCATGCTTTCTCCACAGATGTCCCTGCAGCGAACAGCCATCCCGGTGGCGGATTTAATCGATGAGGCGATTGATCTCCTTGGGATTCAAGACGACCCGGCTATTCACCTGGTCAAGGAGATCGATCACTCCGCCACCGCTTTCATTCATCGCGGCCAGATTGTGCAGGTGCTGACCAATCTCATCCAGAACGCCCGGCAAGCCATGCCGGACGGAGGGACCCTGACGATCTCCCTGCAGTCCCTCACAAACCTCGTTGAGATTAGTATCATGGATACCGGTGCCGGCATCCCGCCGGAAGCGCGGGATCGTGTTTTTGACGCCTTTTTCACCACCAAGCAGCAGGTCGGCCGCAGAGGGGTCGGCTTGACCCTGAGCCGGGCGATGGTGGAACGTCACGGCGGGACCATCCGCCTGGAAAGCCCTATCACCGCGACAGGGGGCACCCGGGCCCTTGTTCATCTGCCGATAATGCCAATGGAGGAACGCCATGAGACGTGA
- a CDS encoding response regulator → MRRDTARILIVDDDRENGLFLQEQLSNQIAKALWILDPRQALQQVRRGCFQVGILDLKMPRMDGVELFQRIREKDPEIGLIILTAYPSVDTALATLKTGAYDYVKKPYKIDDLKAVVKRLLEEKGFFQDNEIVVNQRIGQRIKEFRLRRNWTITKLAAQTQLSKSLISQIENAKNSASLLSLSKIARRLNVRVTDLVQDL, encoded by the coding sequence ATGAGACGTGATACCGCGCGAATTTTGATTGTCGATGACGACCGTGAAAATGGGCTTTTTCTCCAGGAACAACTCTCAAATCAAATCGCCAAAGCCCTTTGGATCCTTGACCCCCGTCAAGCCCTTCAGCAGGTCCGCCGGGGGTGTTTTCAGGTCGGTATTCTGGATCTCAAGATGCCGCGCATGGACGGCGTTGAGCTTTTCCAGAGGATTCGCGAAAAAGATCCGGAAATAGGGCTGATCATTTTAACCGCTTATCCTTCGGTGGATACCGCCCTGGCCACCCTGAAAACCGGGGCTTATGATTACGTGAAGAAACCTTACAAGATTGATGACTTGAAAGCCGTGGTCAAACGGTTACTCGAAGAGAAGGGATTTTTTCAGGACAACGAAATTGTCGTTAACCAGCGAATAGGGCAACGGATCAAAGAGTTCCGCCTGCGCCGGAATTGGACCATCACCAAACTGGCCGCCCAAACACAACTCTCCAAAAGTCTGATTTCTCAAATCGAAAACGCCAAGAATTCAGCCTCTCTGCTCAGCCTCTCTAAAATTGCCAGGCGGCTCAATGTCCGGGTCACAGACCTCGTCCAGGATCTATAA
- a CDS encoding family 16 glycoside hydrolase produces MKRARTMTLWLGVIFLFSKPAYAAPPIDPDAEPAAGAPQAVFNFDKDIPNQLPKGFSLPNLTRVSTACWSVQGKSRPVSRPHVLVQNGQAGPGNPFSLILVKDLFLEDGDITVKFKVTENPGSESLGIVYRYQNPELYHVAVIDTKDIGCSLYRVKKDKLKQLDNKGAIVSPYTWHTLRLLFRKSLYTLYLDGQLVMGGKDKTDLRPGQVGLWTTDGTTAEFDDLVIAP; encoded by the coding sequence ATGAAACGCGCTAGGACCATGACCCTCTGGCTTGGAGTTATTTTTCTGTTCAGCAAGCCCGCTTACGCGGCGCCCCCCATCGATCCGGATGCTGAGCCAGCCGCCGGTGCGCCGCAGGCTGTTTTTAATTTCGATAAAGACATCCCCAACCAATTGCCGAAAGGATTCTCTCTCCCGAATTTGACACGGGTTTCCACGGCCTGCTGGAGCGTACAGGGGAAATCCCGCCCGGTTTCGCGGCCACATGTTTTGGTGCAAAACGGTCAAGCCGGCCCCGGGAACCCTTTTTCCCTGATTCTGGTGAAGGATCTTTTTCTGGAAGATGGCGACATCACCGTCAAATTTAAGGTGACGGAAAATCCGGGGAGCGAGTCTTTGGGAATTGTCTACCGGTATCAAAACCCGGAACTCTACCATGTTGCGGTCATTGACACAAAGGATATCGGTTGTTCGCTGTATCGGGTTAAGAAGGACAAATTAAAGCAACTCGACAATAAAGGGGCGATCGTCTCGCCCTACACCTGGCATACCTTGCGGCTTCTTTTCCGTAAGTCTTTATATACGCTTTACCTGGATGGGCAGCTCGTCATGGGGGGGAAAGATAAAACCGACCTCCGTCCGGGCCAGGTCGGTCTCTGGACCACGGATGGCACCACAGCGGAGTTTGACGATCTGGTGATCGCACCGTAG
- a CDS encoding amino acid permease yields the protein MTEPNSLKRALGLFSCTMLVVGNMIGVGIFTTPGRIASLLPSSGVMILAWILGAFLAISGALSYAELGAAYPRAGGNYVFLREAYGPFWGFLYGWAAVLITQSGTVAILAVGFTKYIGLTNPLHVQGCAISLILIFGALNYLGVQVGAAVVDAITFLKMVAIIGFALAGAFFGSGHLSNALPLLTTHPTGWLAGIAMALIPIMYAYSGWNATVYVGGEVKRPERTIPLSLIAGVLLTASLYLLLNVVYLYAMPVTEMQGVIAIARSASERMFSPNAARFVSFFIAFSVLGCLNATLLTAPRIPFAMAQEGYFFHRFSRIHPRFRTPGDSIVLVTLWGALLALWGGVDHTHFYRLLDDYVTVPSLLINALTVSALFVLRRLKPDLPRPYKAWGYPVLPIAFILIVGWMVFHEFQQDWRAALAGIGMIAAGAPFFFLFRRPSNETR from the coding sequence ATGACCGAACCCAACAGCCTAAAACGAGCCCTCGGGCTTTTTTCCTGCACCATGCTGGTCGTCGGCAACATGATCGGGGTTGGGATTTTCACGACCCCTGGCCGTATCGCTTCGCTTTTGCCTTCCTCAGGGGTCATGATTCTGGCCTGGATCCTGGGGGCTTTCCTCGCCATCAGCGGGGCGCTTTCCTACGCCGAACTCGGGGCCGCTTATCCCCGGGCCGGGGGGAATTACGTATTCCTGCGGGAAGCGTACGGCCCCTTCTGGGGTTTTCTCTATGGATGGGCAGCGGTTTTAATCACCCAATCGGGCACCGTAGCGATTTTGGCGGTCGGTTTTACCAAATATATCGGGCTGACAAATCCCCTCCACGTTCAAGGCTGTGCCATCAGCTTGATACTCATCTTCGGCGCGCTGAATTATTTAGGAGTCCAGGTCGGTGCCGCTGTTGTCGATGCCATCACCTTTCTGAAAATGGTCGCGATTATCGGGTTTGCCCTGGCCGGGGCGTTCTTTGGGTCCGGCCACCTCTCCAATGCCTTGCCCCTCCTGACGACCCACCCCACTGGATGGCTGGCGGGAATCGCTATGGCGCTCATCCCCATCATGTATGCCTACAGCGGGTGGAATGCGACCGTCTATGTGGGGGGAGAAGTGAAACGGCCTGAGCGCACCATCCCGCTCTCTCTCATCGCCGGGGTGCTGCTGACCGCGTCGTTGTATCTTTTGCTGAACGTGGTCTATCTCTACGCGATGCCGGTGACGGAAATGCAGGGGGTCATCGCGATCGCCAGGTCAGCCTCTGAAAGAATGTTCAGCCCGAACGCGGCGCGCTTTGTTTCGTTTTTCATCGCCTTTTCAGTTCTCGGGTGTTTGAACGCCACCCTTTTGACCGCGCCGCGGATTCCGTTCGCCATGGCCCAGGAGGGTTATTTTTTCCATCGATTCAGCCGGATCCACCCCCGGTTTCGAACCCCTGGCGATTCCATCGTGCTGGTGACGCTCTGGGGCGCTCTTCTGGCGCTTTGGGGCGGGGTGGACCATACCCACTTTTACCGTTTACTGGACGATTACGTGACAGTCCCCAGCCTCCTGATCAATGCTCTGACCGTGAGCGCCTTATTCGTTCTGCGCCGCTTGAAGCCCGATTTACCGAGACCCTATAAGGCGTGGGGATACCCGGTTCTTCCAATCGCGTTCATTCTCATCGTAGGCTGGATGGTTTTTCATGAGTTCCAACAGGATTGGCGAGCCGCCCTGGCAGGGATTGGGATGATTGCGGCTGGGGCGCCATTCTTTTTTCTTTTTCGGAGGCCTTCTAATGAAACGCGCTAG
- a CDS encoding DUF2914 domain-containing protein: MKKVQVLIGAAFLALSLGEGRVAAETDAKPVLNAKSVQIEKVAVGTAIENRELLGEAKTFEESVPRVYCWTKVMTEHAPLKIKHVWYADGEKEAEVALDVNYSAVRTWSSKSIWPGSWKVDITNEVDEVLATSEFTVQPTKP; encoded by the coding sequence ATGAAAAAAGTCCAGGTCTTGATCGGAGCCGCCTTTTTAGCATTGTCGCTGGGAGAGGGTCGTGTGGCCGCAGAAACCGATGCGAAGCCTGTTTTAAACGCTAAATCCGTTCAAATTGAGAAAGTCGCCGTAGGAACAGCCATCGAAAACCGGGAGCTTCTCGGGGAAGCCAAAACCTTTGAAGAATCGGTTCCGCGCGTGTATTGCTGGACCAAAGTGATGACGGAGCATGCGCCTCTCAAGATTAAACATGTCTGGTATGCCGACGGGGAAAAGGAAGCTGAGGTGGCACTGGACGTGAATTACTCGGCGGTTCGCACGTGGAGCAGCAAGAGCATATGGCCGGGTTCCTGGAAAGTGGACATTACGAACGAAGTGGATGAGGTTTTAGCGACCAGCGAGTTTACAGTCCAACCAACGAAGCCATAA
- the gyrA gene encoding DNA gyrase subunit A — translation MAEPTLPTEQPSDRVLPRNIEDEMKTSYIDYAMSVIVGRALPDVRDGLKPVHRRILFAMREMGLTHRSAFKKSARVVGDVLGKYHPHGDLSVYDAMVRMVQDFSLRYPLVNGQGNFGSVDGDPPAAMRYTEVRLGAIADELLGDIDKDTVAFVPNYDGSMTEPSILPAKLPNLLVNGSSGIAVGMATNIPPHNLNEVCDAISAYIGNPEITTPEILKIMKGPDFPTAGFIMGRQGIKDYFETGRGSVTIRAKTEIEDIRGGRQAIIVNEIPYQVNKTTLLETIAGLVRDKRIEDISDIRDESDRDGIRVVIEIKREGNAQIVLNQLFKHTSLETSFGVIMLALVNGKPKVLPIKEVLRHYVEYRREIVIRRTRYELAKAEARAHILEGLKIALDHLDRIIKTIRESKDTDTARQRLIENFKLSRLQAQAILDMRLQQLTGLERKKIEDEYEELLKTIARLKGILIDSRKVLSIIEEELQQLKEKYGDERRTKITSAAQEFDIEDLVVEEDVVVTISHAGYIKRLPVTAYRAQRRGGKGATGMTTREEDFAEELFVTSTHAYLLLFTNKGRVYWTRVFEIPEAGRAAKGKAIVNFVQLSAQDEKITAAIPVRTFVEEKGKETNLLMCTQMGAIKKTVLAEFANPRRGGIIAIKLEDGDSLIAVKHTDGKSQIVIGTRDGLAIRFKEDEVRPIGRAGRGVRGIRLKGKDLVVGMEAVGPKDVFLTATENGYGKRTEIGEYRLQSRGGKGVINMKTNERNGKVVGLVKANNGEDIMLMTSKGMSIRMPAKDISIIGRNVQGVRLLRQEQDDKLAAIAPLAKEDEDDEKQEELPLKK, via the coding sequence ATGGCTGAGCCGACTTTACCGACCGAACAACCCAGCGATCGCGTCCTTCCCCGCAATATCGAAGACGAGATGAAGACGTCCTATATCGATTACGCGATGAGCGTAATCGTCGGGCGCGCGCTGCCGGATGTGCGTGACGGCTTGAAACCGGTTCATCGCCGGATTCTGTTTGCCATGCGCGAGATGGGGCTGACGCACCGTTCCGCCTTCAAGAAGAGCGCTCGCGTCGTCGGTGATGTGTTGGGTAAATACCATCCGCATGGCGACCTCTCCGTCTACGACGCCATGGTGCGCATGGTCCAGGATTTCAGCCTGCGATATCCCCTGGTGAACGGGCAGGGCAACTTTGGCAGCGTTGACGGCGATCCCCCGGCGGCCATGCGGTATACCGAGGTACGGCTGGGTGCCATCGCCGACGAGCTCCTGGGCGATATTGACAAGGACACCGTCGCCTTCGTTCCGAACTATGACGGCTCCATGACTGAACCGTCTATTCTGCCAGCCAAACTGCCGAACCTGCTGGTCAACGGCTCCTCCGGAATCGCGGTCGGCATGGCGACGAACATCCCGCCGCACAACTTGAACGAAGTCTGCGACGCCATCAGCGCCTATATTGGAAACCCCGAGATTACGACCCCGGAGATCCTGAAAATCATGAAAGGCCCGGATTTCCCGACCGCCGGTTTCATTATGGGCCGTCAGGGCATCAAGGATTATTTTGAAACCGGACGCGGTTCCGTAACCATCCGCGCCAAAACCGAGATCGAGGATATTCGCGGTGGCCGCCAGGCGATTATCGTTAATGAGATCCCCTATCAGGTCAATAAGACGACGCTGCTGGAGACCATTGCGGGGCTGGTGCGCGATAAAAGGATTGAGGACATTTCCGACATCCGCGATGAATCTGACCGCGACGGCATCCGGGTCGTCATCGAAATCAAACGAGAAGGCAACGCCCAGATCGTTTTAAACCAGTTGTTCAAGCACACCTCCCTGGAAACGTCTTTCGGCGTGATCATGCTGGCGCTCGTCAACGGCAAGCCCAAAGTTCTTCCGATAAAAGAAGTCCTGCGCCATTATGTCGAGTACCGGCGCGAAATCGTGATCCGGCGTACACGCTATGAACTGGCCAAGGCAGAGGCCCGCGCGCATATCCTGGAAGGCCTGAAAATTGCGTTGGATCATTTGGACCGGATCATCAAAACGATCCGGGAGTCCAAGGATACGGATACGGCTCGCCAACGCTTGATCGAAAACTTTAAACTCAGCCGTCTTCAGGCCCAGGCGATTCTGGACATGCGTTTGCAGCAACTCACGGGCCTGGAACGCAAAAAGATCGAAGATGAATACGAAGAGTTGCTGAAAACCATTGCGCGGCTGAAAGGCATTCTGATCGATTCTCGCAAGGTCCTTAGCATTATTGAGGAAGAGCTCCAGCAGCTCAAGGAAAAATATGGCGATGAGCGCCGCACCAAGATTACCAGCGCTGCCCAGGAGTTCGACATCGAAGATCTCGTCGTAGAGGAAGATGTCGTCGTCACCATTTCGCATGCCGGCTATATCAAGCGGCTTCCCGTGACGGCCTATCGTGCCCAGCGCCGCGGCGGCAAGGGCGCGACCGGTATGACCACGCGCGAAGAGGATTTCGCCGAGGAGCTTTTTGTCACCAGCACGCACGCTTATCTCCTGCTCTTCACGAACAAGGGGCGCGTGTACTGGACACGCGTCTTCGAGATCCCCGAAGCCGGCCGCGCGGCCAAGGGGAAGGCGATCGTCAATTTTGTCCAGCTCTCGGCGCAGGATGAGAAAATCACCGCCGCCATCCCGGTGCGCACCTTTGTGGAAGAGAAAGGCAAGGAAACCAATCTGTTGATGTGCACCCAGATGGGAGCGATTAAAAAAACCGTCCTCGCTGAATTCGCGAACCCGCGCCGCGGCGGCATCATCGCCATCAAGCTGGAAGACGGGGACAGTCTCATTGCCGTGAAGCACACAGACGGCAAGTCTCAGATTGTGATCGGGACGCGCGACGGTCTGGCGATCCGGTTCAAGGAAGATGAGGTTCGTCCCATCGGCCGGGCCGGTCGGGGGGTGCGTGGCATCCGGCTGAAGGGGAAAGATTTGGTTGTCGGCATGGAAGCCGTAGGGCCGAAGGACGTGTTTTTAACCGCCACCGAAAACGGCTACGGCAAACGCACGGAGATCGGCGAGTACCGTCTGCAATCCCGCGGCGGCAAGGGTGTCATCAACATGAAGACGAACGAGCGCAACGGGAAAGTCGTCGGCCTGGTCAAAGCCAACAACGGCGAAGACATCATGCTGATGACCTCCAAAGGCATGAGCATCCGCATGCCGGCCAAGGACATTTCGATCATCGGGCGCAATGTGCAGGGGGTTCGTCTGCTCCGCCAGGAGCAAGACGACAAGCTGGCCGCCATCGCGCCTCTCGCCAAAGAAGACGAAGACGACGAAAAGCAGGAAGAACTTCCGCTGAAGAAATAG